Below is a genomic region from Algoriphagus halophilus.
AAACGGAGGAGGCGCTTTTGTTTTTGTATACATTATTTGTGTACTCTTAATCGCTTTACCTCTTTTGTTCAATGAAATTGCTTTAGGTAGAAAATCAGGTAAAAACCCAATTGGAGCCATTCGTGAAACAGGAGGGAATAAATTTTGGCAAATAGCAGGAGTACTTTGTGTATTGGTCTGCTTTTTTGTTTTTAGCTACTATTCAGTAATCGCTGGATGGACGGTAGGGTATATTTTTACCGAAATCATCAATATTCCTATTGATTTTGAGGTGTTTGTAGAAACTCCGATGTATGTGATTCCATTGACTTTCATTTTCATCATGATGACGATCTTGATCGTTTTAGGGGGAGTAAGTGGAGGAATTGAAAAAGCATCTAAATTTTTGATGCCTGTATTATTCATTATTATCATTTTCATTGCTGGAAGGTCAGTTACACTGGAAGGTGCTGAAGCTGGAATTGAATATTACCTAACCCCAGATTTCTCCAAGATTAATGCTACTGTGATCCTTCAGGCACTCGGTCAAGCATTCTTCTCCATGTCTGTAGGATGGGGTTTGATGATTACGTTCGGCTCTTATTTACCTAAAAGTGCCAATATCATCCAGTCTTCTGGTTGGATTGCTGGGATGGATACTTCCGTAGCACTCCTAGGTGGTTTAATGGTTTTCCCGGCGCTTTTCGCCTTATTACCTGGAAAAGATCCTGCAGCAGGACCAGCATTGGTTTTTGATGTACTTCCAAAGGTATTTGATGCCATGCCAGGCGGTAATATTATTGGAGGTTTGTTTTTCATTTTATTGATGGTAGCTGCTTTGACCTCCACAATTTCCATGTTGGAAGTACCAGTTGCATATTTGATTGATGACAAAAAGTGGGGAAGAAAAAGAGCAACGTGGACAGTAGGTATCGCAGCCATGTTACTATCTGTGCCTTCAGCTTTGTCCCAGATTCCTGGTAACTTCTTTCATTCTTTCCATTTAAATTTCTTCGGTAACCAACTGGAAGGGTTCTTCGGAATCATGGACTTCGTATTCGGTACTTTCGCAGTGATTGTGATTTGTCTGATGTTAAGTTTGTATACAGGTTGGGGACAAAAGCTCTCCGATTATGCAGATGAATTGGCTTCAGGAGCTCCTGGGTTTAAAGGTTTGTTTAGAACAGGATGGATGTTCTTCATCAAATGGGTTTGTCCGATTGTTATCATCTTGTTGATTTTAAACATGGTTGGAGTATTTGGGGATCCTCAAGCTGCATAAAACCAATACTAAGAATTAAATAAGGGGGCTTTTAAGCTCCCTTTTTTTGTTTTGAATAAATATCTTTTTGGAATTGATGCTGGTATGAGATGAATTTCATATACTTATAAAAGTATTTTGTAAAATGACATACCAAGTATGCGTGTATTAGTAGTCGACGATGATGAGATTCACTTATTGATTCTTCGAAAGATTTTCGAAAAGTCCCATGACATGGTGGTTACTGCGCATAATGGATTGGAGGCATTGAAGGTTTTAGAAACCGATCATGGCTTTCATGTAATCCTTACCGATATAGTCATGCCAGAAATGGATGGCATTGAATTTTTAATGAATTTCAAAAAGCAGGATTTTTCCAAAAGAATTCCAGTTATAGGTTTTACTGCAGGAGATGTAGAATATTACCGTAAAAAGAGTGCGATTGCTTTCGATTCGCTGGTTTCTAAACCTCTGGATTTTTATGATTTATACACTTTAGCCAAACTAAAAGTGGACGCCCAGCTCAATTGATTGTTGGCTTGGCAAGAACATTGCTAAATTTTTTTCACAAACCTTCGTTATTAGGTGACTAAACCAATTTAGCAGCTATGAAAAAACTTCTTTTTACGTTCGCCTTTTTGAGCTTTGCCCTATCGGCATTCTCTCAGGATTTTGCCATCGGACCCAAGGTGGGGATCAGCCAAACCAAATTAGACCTTTCAAAAGAGTACCTTAAATCTGGAGATGCCAAGTTTGGCTATCATGTCGGATTGTTTGCAAGGGTAGGATTAGGTGGTTTCTTTGTTCAACCTGAATTACTGTATACTCAAACCAAAGCAAGGTTCTCCTTTGAGGAGATGGGATCTCAGCCAAGCAATGAGTATGAGTCTAGCTTTAATAGACTGGATGTCCCAGTGATGCTAGGGTTCAAGTTATTCAATGTGTTGAGGCTTCAAGCGGGGCCTATTGCAAGCTTTAATGTCAACTCGGAATTAAAGAATGCGGGAGAAGATGTGCGGGATGTGGACTTTAAAAAATCTACCCTAGGTTACCAGGCAGGTCTTGGTTTGGATATAGGAAACCTGATTATCGATGCCAAATACGAAAGCGCTTTAGGGAATATCTCTAACTCGGTGGGAGGTTATGAAACAGACCATCGACTGAACCAATGGATTCTATCCTTAGGATTCCGATTGTTTTAAACTCACATGGGAATAGAAAAGCCATTTGAAGATGAATTAAAATGGCTTTTTTTATTTCTGTACAATCCGGGTTTTGTAAATAACGGAATAATCGTTTTCTACTTCTGAGAAATTCAAATTGAACCAAATTTCATCTCTGGAGACAAATTTTGCCAAATTGGATAAAAGCTCATTTTTTTCGATGAGTTTACTCACCGCTTGTCCGTCAAAAATTACATAGCCTGTCGTATTCACTTTATCCGCATTTTCAAAAATTTGATTGAAATCACTAGAAACACCAGACATTGCTTCTTCGGCCTCTTGGTCTGTCAACCCTGAAGTGTAAAAGATCAAGAATTCTCCACTCTCCATTTTTTTAAGGTCATTGATTGACCCCAGTAAAAGGTCCCTAATATTGAAGCCTCCGTTTTCTAATCCTTGACTGCTGTTACGCTCTATGAATTCCTCAAACGGAATCGTTTTGGTAAATGCAGGACTATCCAAATTGGATAAGGAGAAGGTGTAAAGATTGGGCTCATTCCTAAATATGAAATACAAGGAATCCTGATCCACGTCAAAAACAGGATAATAATCAAAGCCAGCAAAATTAGCTTCTGGATTTGCAAACTTAGAAGATTTAGGAATTGGAATAATTGGTTGGTATTCTCCGGTATTCACATTCACCTTTTCTAAATTCCTGCTGTTAACAAGATCATTTTGTTCTGGATACCTTCCCTGGATTTTGAAGAAATAATTTTCGCCCTGTTTGATTACTGATTTTGAAGAAGAAACGATCAGATTGGCACTGCCAGAAAATTCTGGTTTAAAGGTATTGAGAAGTTCTCCCGAAAGCTTGTATTGGACAAGGTTCATCGTGGTTGGGATAAGGTATTCCTCATTGTTGATGAATAAGGCTTTCCCACTTTTATTTATGTAGGAATTGGGGCCGTCTTCCGAGTTGTTGTATTGGTATAGGATTTCTCCTTGGCCATTTATAACTAAAATATCATTGGACCCTTGATCCTGCAAAAGAAAGGTGCTTCCATCAGGACTGATGTCCATTAGGGTCAAGTTGCCTAAATGATCCACTACCAGTGAATCGTATATTTCAAACTCTAAATTTTGAGAAGGAAGGGGAATAGAGGTCTGTTCAGCCACTTTTTCCTCTGAGCAAGCAATTGAGAAAACAGCTAAAGTGACTATCAATAAGTTGGTTTTGAGTTTCATTTTTCTAGAATTTTTACCTTGTATATTCTTAAAAAATCTTCCTCTTGTTCTTCATTGGCTGCTTTTTCCATCCAGAGAAATCCATTTGCAGAAGTAAACCCAGTTTTATTTATGTTGTCAGGAAGGGGGATGATTCCTTCAAGTTTTAAAGAATTTTGATCAATCACTAAAAGTCCTTGGTCCAGTTCTGCTTCTAGTTTTTCATATAATTCTCCAGCCTCTTCTTGTTTGCCTTGTTCCCAAAGAAGTTCTGCTTCTTTCATCTTTTCAGGATCTATACCTGGGTAGTAATGCAATAAAATTTTATTGTCAATAATATGGATATTCCGAATGGAAGGGGTGCTTCCACTAATTGTAACAGTTCCTTCGGAAAACTCAGATAGATCTTTAGGTACTAATGTTTCAAAACCAGGAATAGAAAAGGAGATAGCAGTGTCAAGAGATGCTCCTTCTGAAGAAAGATTGTAAACATGGAGTTTTTGTTCTGCTCCAAGACTGATATATAGTTTTCCATCTTTTGTTTCAAAAGCTGGGGCATAGTCGCTTTCATAATAACCTGTGCCGTTCAAAAACATACTTCCCTCTTCAAACGGAACCATTTCAGTGAAACTTCCTGATTCAGGATTGATTAATTCCAATGCCTTGAAACTATTATAGAATTTCATTTCGCCATTAAAACTATCCCTTGACCTGACAGACTTTGTGATCAAATAGTCATTTCCATTGATTTCCGTGGATTCTGTGTGTTTCCCTGGAAAGGCCATAAAACCTGCTCCTCCAAGGGATTCTGGATGATCCATTTTCTTGATCAAATTACCTTCATAATCATAAAGGAAAATGCCCTTCATTCCTACAATAGCTATTTGATTTGAGCCAAAAAAACCGGGTACTTCCATCATGAAACCATAGGCATCAGGGGTGTCCTCTTTTTTTGAGAATTTACTTTGAATCTCACCTTCCGCATTTGTGACGATTAGGTCTGAGCTCGCAAAGTCATAAAAAAGAAATTTTGATCCATCAGATTTAACATCAGCTATCAAAGGATTTCCAAGTATAGCGAGGTCCAATGAGTCCAATATTTCTAAAGAATAAGAGGTGGGTTCAATAATCGTCTCTGATTTCTCGGAGCAAGAAATAGCAGAAAGCAGCAAAAGGTAGAAGCTGGTTTTGAGTAAAGATTTCATGTGGTTTAGTTTCTTGAAAAATACTAATTAGAATTTATCTGGAAAAATTCGAAAGAAAAAAGCCCCTGAAAAATTAGTTTTCAGAGGCTTCTGGTCAAAATTTTAACCGATTAGGTTTCCTTCCTCATCCCATTTGGCTACCGTACCACGGTCTTCCGGTTTGAGATAGATCGGTACATATTTTTCAGGTAAGGTAAAGCCATGTTTATCCATCACTTCTTGAGGTACCCCATCCCAAACATTAGGTTGATTTCCTCTGTAATCAATGTATTTCCATCCCGCTTCGGTAGAGAAATAACCTGAACAAGTAAGATTTCTAAGCAGGTTAAACCATTTGACAGCTCCTTCATATTCAGGAGTTGCTTTATCCGGCCACGCTACCAATTCTACGATTTCAATTACTTGATCATGGCTTAGTTCCAAGAATGGCTTACCGAATTTCTCATCAGCTTCAAAGTCCAGCCACATCAATCCACCTCTCATCGGGGTTTGATTATAGGGCATGTCCTTCATGATGAATTCCATGAATTCTGGAACTTTTACTTCTGTGGCAGAAGGAGATTCAGCATCCTTTGGGATAATGATATCCACCAAGATATTGAGTTTCTTCATTTCATCTTCTGTAAAGAAGTTTTCTGAAAGAAGTTCTTGATCTCTTAATTTCTCCTCTTCGGTTCTTCCTCCAATGGTCCCTCCAGATAGTAGTGCTTGTTTAGGAAGCGCCTGCTCTTCAGGAGAACATCCTGCTAATAATAAGCCTGTTCCAACCGAACCGGTAAAGAGTAATTTTAGGTTTTCTCTTCTGTTCATGGCTTAGATATTTTTTTGTTTCAATTGATCCACAATATATTCTGAAGTTCTCCAGCTTAGGGCTAAAATGGTCCAAGTTGGATTCTTATCTGCTTGAGATACAAAAGGCCCAGCATCTACCACGAACAAATTGTCACAGTCATGTGCCTGGCAATTTGAGTTGACCACAGAACCTTTAGGGCTATTCCCCATTCTGGTAGTGCCTACTTCGTGGATGATTCTACCTGGAGCATGCAATCCATACTGAGATTCTGGCCCTGGCTTTTCACCCAATAGGATCGCTCCCGCATTGGTTAATATTTCCTCAAAGGTATCATGCATGTGCTTGGCTTGCTTCAACTCCTGATCAGTCCAGTTGTAATTGAACTTCAATACAGGGATACCATATTTATCTACAGTGTTAGGATCGATTTCGCAGTAGTTTTCATAACGAGGAATACTTTCTCCTCTTCCTGACATGCCTAGGGTGGATCCGTAGATTCTTCTCACGTCTTTCTTCAATCCTTCTCCATATCCTCCATTTGGGCTTGGGTTGCCAAACTCATCTTTGATGAATTTACGCATGGTGTCCATGCCACCGCCAGCTCCGTAGGAAGGTTGGCCCATTCCACCCCAATACTCAATATGGTATCCTCTGGCAAAATCTAGCTTTTTGTTGTCCAACCACCATGGAGTGTACATGTGCATACCGCCTACACCGTCCTCATTGTATCTGTCTCTGTCAATCAGATCAGGAAGGATTCCCATTCTATCTGCACCGGTAGAGTCATGAAGGTAACGTCCCAAGGCACCGGAATCACCGCCAATGCCATTTGGATGGGTTTTGGATTTGGAGTTCATCATGATACGAGCTGACTCACAAGCAGAAGCACCAAGTACTACCACTCTTGATTTCAGCTTGTATTCTTTCATGTCGACTTTGCTTACAAAAGATACCCCAGTGGCTTTGCCGGTATCATCTGTAGTTACCTTCCTTACCATGGAGTGTGTGTACAAGTCAACTTTACCCTTTTTCATAGCCGGATGAACCAAGCAGGTTCCCGCAGAGAAATCGGCATACACTTGACATGCTCTATTACATTGGCTACAGAAGAAACAAACGCCTCTTTCATTATTGATCGGACGGGTCAACATGGAAAGTCTTCCCGGGATCATCGGCATTCCTGCTTTATCAGCTCCTTTTTTCAAGAAAAGCTCGTGTAATCTTGGCTTTGGAGGAGGAAGGAAAAATCCATCTGGTTCATTATAAATACCTTCTTTTGAACCAAATACACCGATTAACTTATCTACTTTATCGTAATATGGTTTCAGGTCGTCATAACCTATAGGCCAATCATCTCCTAACCCATCAATACTTGCTCTTTTAAAATCATTCGGTCCGAAGCGTAGAGATATTCTTCCCCAGTGGTTGGTACGTCCACCGACCATTCTTGACCTGAACCAATCAAATTTAGTTCCATTGGCTCTAGTGTATGGCTCACCTTCTATATCCCAGCCACCAATAGCGGCATCAAAATCACCAAATGGGCGAATTCTTGTTCCTGCACCTCTTCTTGGTGATTCCCATGGTGGACGAAGCTGAGTTCTATCTTCGTCTTTTGCTGGGTCAAAATCACCTCCAGCTTCTACTACTGCTACTGACAATCCGGCCTCAGAAAGGATTTTTGAGGCCATCCCGCCTCCAGCTCCAGATCCCACAATGATTACATCATAGCTGTCTCCGGATGATTTTATCTGAAAACTCATTTTTGAAAATTTTTAATGAAGTTTAAAAATTACTTCAATTTTTTCGAAAATGAAATTAACATTAGCTCTGAGTAGGGATATTTTCAATAAATGGCGGAAAAGTTAGAATTTTTGAAGAATCTGATCTGCTAAATTTCTTCCTTCAGGTATTCCCATACATTTTCAAACACTAGCTTATGACCTTCTTCGGTGGGATGGATTCCATCGGGTAAGTTGAGTTCTTTAATGCCTCCGACATTTTGTAATAAAAATGGAATGAGAGTCACATCCTTTTCTTTTGCTACTTCTGGGTAAATAGATTGGAATTCTTGAGAATATTCTGGTCCCATGTTAGGTGGAATCTGCATTCCTGCCAAAATGATTTTGGTGTCTGGATATTTGGTTTGAACCTTATCAATGATCGTTAAAAGATTCTTTTTGGTTTCACTTAACTGGATTCCTCTCAGGCCATCATTGCCCCCAAGTTCTAGTACAAAAATGTCTGGTTCATCTTCTAGAAACCAGTCGATTCTTCCCACTCCACCAGCAGTAGTTTCTCCGCTCAGTCCTCCATTGATTACTTTATAGTTTTCTCCTAAACTATCTAAGCGTGCTTGAACCAAACCTGGGAACGCGAGATCCTGCTCAATCCCATATCCAGCAGTGAGGCTATTGCCAAAAAACAAGATGATCTTCTCGTCACTTTTTTCTTCTACAACTTCTTCTTTGGTCTGATTTTGAGCAACCTTCTCTTTTTTCTC
It encodes:
- a CDS encoding response regulator, which codes for MRVLVVDDDEIHLLILRKIFEKSHDMVVTAHNGLEALKVLETDHGFHVILTDIVMPEMDGIEFLMNFKKQDFSKRIPVIGFTAGDVEYYRKKSAIAFDSLVSKPLDFYDLYTLAKLKVDAQLN
- a CDS encoding sodium-dependent transporter, with protein sequence MAASPNTEERGQWGSSLGFIMAAAGSAVGLGNIWRFPYLVGENGGGAFVFVYIICVLLIALPLLFNEIALGRKSGKNPIGAIRETGGNKFWQIAGVLCVLVCFFVFSYYSVIAGWTVGYIFTEIINIPIDFEVFVETPMYVIPLTFIFIMMTILIVLGGVSGGIEKASKFLMPVLFIIIIFIAGRSVTLEGAEAGIEYYLTPDFSKINATVILQALGQAFFSMSVGWGLMITFGSYLPKSANIIQSSGWIAGMDTSVALLGGLMVFPALFALLPGKDPAAGPALVFDVLPKVFDAMPGGNIIGGLFFILLMVAALTSTISMLEVPVAYLIDDKKWGRKRATWTVGIAAMLLSVPSALSQIPGNFFHSFHLNFFGNQLEGFFGIMDFVFGTFAVIVICLMLSLYTGWGQKLSDYADELASGAPGFKGLFRTGWMFFIKWVCPIVIILLILNMVGVFGDPQAA
- a CDS encoding gluconate 2-dehydrogenase subunit 3 family protein translates to MNRRENLKLLFTGSVGTGLLLAGCSPEEQALPKQALLSGGTIGGRTEEEKLRDQELLSENFFTEDEMKKLNILVDIIIPKDAESPSATEVKVPEFMEFIMKDMPYNQTPMRGGLMWLDFEADEKFGKPFLELSHDQVIEIVELVAWPDKATPEYEGAVKWFNLLRNLTCSGYFSTEAGWKYIDYRGNQPNVWDGVPQEVMDKHGFTLPEKYVPIYLKPEDRGTVAKWDEEGNLIG
- a CDS encoding porin family protein — protein: MKKLLFTFAFLSFALSAFSQDFAIGPKVGISQTKLDLSKEYLKSGDAKFGYHVGLFARVGLGGFFVQPELLYTQTKARFSFEEMGSQPSNEYESSFNRLDVPVMLGFKLFNVLRLQAGPIASFNVNSELKNAGEDVRDVDFKKSTLGYQAGLGLDIGNLIIDAKYESALGNISNSVGGYETDHRLNQWILSLGFRLF
- a CDS encoding arylesterase, giving the protein MNLQFKNFPIFILSLALSLSLISCSEKKEKVAQNQTKEEVVEEKSDEKIILFFGNSLTAGYGIEQDLAFPGLVQARLDSLGENYKVINGGLSGETTAGGVGRIDWFLEDEPDIFVLELGGNDGLRGIQLSETKKNLLTIIDKVQTKYPDTKIILAGMQIPPNMGPEYSQEFQSIYPEVAKEKDVTLIPFLLQNVGGIKELNLPDGIHPTEEGHKLVFENVWEYLKEEI
- a CDS encoding GMC family oxidoreductase, with the translated sequence MSFQIKSSGDSYDVIIVGSGAGGGMASKILSEAGLSVAVVEAGGDFDPAKDEDRTQLRPPWESPRRGAGTRIRPFGDFDAAIGGWDIEGEPYTRANGTKFDWFRSRMVGGRTNHWGRISLRFGPNDFKRASIDGLGDDWPIGYDDLKPYYDKVDKLIGVFGSKEGIYNEPDGFFLPPPKPRLHELFLKKGADKAGMPMIPGRLSMLTRPINNERGVCFFCSQCNRACQVYADFSAGTCLVHPAMKKGKVDLYTHSMVRKVTTDDTGKATGVSFVSKVDMKEYKLKSRVVVLGASACESARIMMNSKSKTHPNGIGGDSGALGRYLHDSTGADRMGILPDLIDRDRYNEDGVGGMHMYTPWWLDNKKLDFARGYHIEYWGGMGQPSYGAGGGMDTMRKFIKDEFGNPSPNGGYGEGLKKDVRRIYGSTLGMSGRGESIPRYENYCEIDPNTVDKYGIPVLKFNYNWTDQELKQAKHMHDTFEEILTNAGAILLGEKPGPESQYGLHAPGRIIHEVGTTRMGNSPKGSVVNSNCQAHDCDNLFVVDAGPFVSQADKNPTWTILALSWRTSEYIVDQLKQKNI